The proteins below are encoded in one region of Apium graveolens cultivar Ventura chromosome 4, ASM990537v1, whole genome shotgun sequence:
- the LOC141719898 gene encoding uncharacterized protein LOC141719898: protein MLVVKHFSGEYEHRDPRTKAYATKVKDSSLSFKTFELSQIGREDNSRADALSRLVSAETRNLTGYIYLTEAKMPSIERKECLEIHQGADWMTHIRNFMAKRILPLDQREALKIKQKASNYNIINGRMYCRSVSQPLLRCLNVEEQQQALKMVHEGICREHLAGWSLAFKILRQGFFWPTLRADASEYANKCKQCQLFTTVLKQPPE, encoded by the coding sequence ATGCTGGTAGTCAAGCACTTTTCAGGAGAATATGAACATAGGGATCCTCGGACAAAGGCTTACGCCACTAAGGTAAAAGATTCTTCTTTATCATTTAAAACTTTCGAACTAAGTCAGATAGGCAGGGAGGATAATAGTCGGGCAGACGCCCTATCCAGGCTAGTTTCGGCTGAGACACGGAACTTAACTGGTTACATCTATCTCACCGAAGCCAAGATGCCTTCGATCGAAAGGAAGGAATGCCTTGAGATTCACCAAGGCGCTGATTGGATGACCCATATTCGGAATTTTATGGCAAAAAGAATCCTGCCTTTGGACCAAAGGGAAGCTCTAAAAATAAAGCAAAAAGCATCAAACTACAACATCATCAATGGAAGGATGTATTGTCGATCGGTCAGCCAACCCCTTTTGAGGTGCTTAAACGTTGAAGAACAACAACAAGCCTTAAAAATGGTGCACGAAGGAATTTGCAGAGAACATCTGGCTGGTTGGTCTCTTGCCTTTAAAATTCTTCGGCAAGGATTCTTTTGGCCGACTTTACGAGCCGATGCGAGTGAATATGCAAATAAATGCAAGCAATGTCAGCTGTTCACCACTGTTCTGAAGCAACCTCCCGAATAA
- the LOC141719899 gene encoding uncharacterized protein LOC141719899, translating to MTKWFEARPLFAITEKAAKKFFLEQIILRFGIPKVCVSDNGTQFIGNKFRRFLHHFGVQHKFSSVAHPQGNGAIEAANKIIFQGIKKRLGEAKGRWAEELP from the coding sequence ATGACCAAGTGGTTCGAAGCCAGACCATTATTTGCCATAACCGAGAAAGCGGCCAAAAAGTTCTTTTTGGAGCAGATCATTCTTAGATTTGGAATTCCGAAAGTTTGTGTTTCGGACAACGGAACCCAGTTTATTGGGAATAAGTTCCGAAGGTTTCTGCATCATTTCGGGGTCCAACATAAGTTCAGCTCAGTTGCGCATCCCCAAGGAAACGGGGCGATTGAAGCAGCCAACAAGATTATATTTCAAGGGATCAAGAAAAGGTTAGGCGAAGCCAAGGGAAGATGGGCCGAAGAATTGCCCTAG